Genomic segment of Pseudomonas sp. CCI4.2:
GCGTTGTGCCTGCCGCGTTGTTGGGAATGGTTTGCGCTGCAATTGCCGGGACGATTACCGGCTCGATCACCGTGGCCTGGAAAATTCCGTCGTTTATCGTGTCCCTCGGTGTTCTGGAGATGGCCCGTGGCGTCGCCTACCAGATGACTGGCTCGCGTACTGCGTATATCGGCGATGCGTTCGCCTGGCTGTCGAACCCGATTGCGTTTGGGATTTCGCCTTCGTTCATCATTGCGCTGGCCGTGATCTTCATTGCCCAGGCCGTGCTGACCCGTACCGTTTTTGGCCGGTATCTGATCGGAATCGGTACCAACGAAGAGGCGGTGCGTCTGGCGGGGATTAATCCAAAACCCTACAAGATTCTGGTGTTTTCGCTGATGGGCCTGCTAGCCGGCGTTGCGGCGCTGTTCCAGATTTCACGCCTGGAAGCCGCCGATCCAAACGCGGGGTCTGGCTTAGAGTTGCAAGTGATTGCCGCCGTTGTCATCGGGGGCACCAGTTTGATGGGTGGCCGTGGATCGGTGATCAGCACGTTCTTCGGTGTCTTGATTATCTCGGTGCTGGCCGCCGGGTTGGCGCAAATCGGCGCAACTGAACCGACCAAACGCATTATTACCGGCGCGGTGATTGTCGTCGCGGTGGTGCTGGATACCTACCGCAGCAACCGCGCACGTCGGCAGGCTTGATATGTCGACCATCAAGGATGTAGCTGCGCTGGCGGGGATTTCCTACACAACGGTGTCCCACGTTCTGAACAAAACCAGGCCCGTTAGTGACGAAGTAAGGATCAAGGTCGAGGCGGCCATCATTACCCTCGACTACGTACCCAGCGCCGTCGCCCGGTCGCTCAAGGCCAAGGCGACCTCGACCATTGGCTTGCTGATTCCCAATGGCAGCAACCCGTATTTCGCTGAACTAGCGCGGGGCATTGAGGACTATTGCGAGCGCAACGGGTTTTGCGTGATTTTGTGCAACGCCGACGATAACCCAGACAAGCAACGCAGTTACTTGCGCGTACTGCTGGAAAAACGCGTCGACGGTTTGATCGTCTCCTCTGTGGGCGGCGGCATCGGCATGGACGAAGGCCTGTCAGCGGTGCGTACGCCCATGGTGGTGGTCGACCGTGATCTGGAGGGCATCGTTGCTGATCTGGTGCGAATCGACCACGAATTGGGGGCTTATCTGGCCACCTGTCATCTGCTGGAGCTGGGGCATAGGCATATAGCCTGCATCTGCGGGCCTGCCAAAACCAGTGTCGCGCAGATGCGTCTGGCCGGTTATCGC
This window contains:
- a CDS encoding ABC transporter permease; its protein translation is MKPSTTTTPSNQAVPSPGKRSGNYYGLGTYLGLAGALAAMIVLFSALSDHFLSYETFSTLANQIPDLMVLAVGMTFVLIIGGIDLSIGSVLALAASAVSVAILGWGWGVVPAALLGMVCAAIAGTITGSITVAWKIPSFIVSLGVLEMARGVAYQMTGSRTAYIGDAFAWLSNPIAFGISPSFIIALAVIFIAQAVLTRTVFGRYLIGIGTNEEAVRLAGINPKPYKILVFSLMGLLAGVAALFQISRLEAADPNAGSGLELQVIAAVVIGGTSLMGGRGSVISTFFGVLIISVLAAGLAQIGATEPTKRIITGAVIVVAVVLDTYRSNRARRQA
- a CDS encoding LacI family DNA-binding transcriptional regulator, translating into MSTIKDVAALAGISYTTVSHVLNKTRPVSDEVRIKVEAAIITLDYVPSAVARSLKAKATSTIGLLIPNGSNPYFAELARGIEDYCERNGFCVILCNADDNPDKQRSYLRVLLEKRVDGLIVSSVGGGIGMDEGLSAVRTPMVVVDRDLEGIVADLVRIDHELGAYLATCHLLELGHRHIACICGPAKTSVAQMRLAGYRRAMFEAKVVVPEEWVVESDFTSPGGYQAAVGLLDHNPPTAIFAGNDMIGIGVLRAAAERNVRVPGDLSVIGFDDIQMSRFVYPALTTVGQSILQLGEMAAEVLLRRISAPTDTAIEQRIVAPSIVIRESTAPPTTVFNAFR